The genomic interval TGGGgagagcgaaacgcgagTGAGTCACGTCGCCTCGGATTTCTGGAGGTCTGAAGACCATGGATATTCTTCCGTGAGACCTGTGGGGACGCCGAGTCTTCCCTTCGTCGacgttttcctcgctttctctccacgccttactcctcttgctctctgttcttttgcCCTGAATGACCTCGAAGAAGTCGGAAGGAACCggacagaaagcgagagaagagaacgaggaaggccGCTGTTTTCGAGGAGCCTTGGATCTCTGGAAGCAGAATCGATAAATCTGTGGCCGTGCGTCAGGGAAAGACAAGACAGGCTATTCCTGCGGATCCGGAGATCccctggaggagacagagatctgaagaggagacgctgtCTCGGTGTGTGACCAGAGGCGGGGGAAGCCTGAGAACGAAGATACGATTCTCCTTGACTCGGAGatgcttctctgcagcgccGGAGTGGAGGAGACAATCGCGTTTCGTTCTTCAGAGGGAAGGAACTGAGTGACCGAGTCTGCAAGAACAAGGGagtctgtgtgtttctgcttcccGTGCTCAGCTCAACTTCTTCGTCCCCGTCATCGAGGCGGTGTCCGTCTACGAAAATCCTGTGAAAGTTCCGATCAAACTGTACTACGCCGACATGGAAACCTTCTACGAAGGACAGTAAGCAGTCCGAAAAGGCGTCCTTGTGTCCGAATATAAGGCGGattctttccctctctgtgtgtgcctgtctctctctctggcgctcAAGCAGGAATAAATAGAAAACTCCTTCGCCTCGACGCATCTGCCTAATGACTCCATTCCTTCTCGTGGATTCCACCCGTAACTCTCCAACTCCACAGAGAtccatacatgcatgcgtgtatatatacatatatatacatatatatacatatatatatgtatatatatatatatatatatgtatatatgtgtcaTCACGTGTATCGACTTGATTACAGGGAGACACTTTAGCACTCGCTGTTGGTGGAGTTGTTTGTGGTGGACATCTTTGGAATTTCGATTGTTTCACTGGTGCTTTTTAGGTCTCTGGGAGGCATGGTGATCGACAAGGGAGACAAGCCAGACATTATCCCTCCAATGCAAATCTCTCATTCAACTCCAGTCCGCATCGTTCCGAAGCTGCAGAACACGAGCGCGGCTCTCGCCATTGTCAGAAACATCGTCTCAGGCACCCGGAAAAACGTCGCCATCGATGTACGTACACCAACAACCTGATGTGAATATCCACCTGCATCTTCACACATAAATACACATCTttttatatgcatatatatatacatatatatatacatatatatatacatatatatatacatatatatatacatatatatatacatatatatatacatatatatatacatatatacataatgCATAgatgtttatatatatgcttattTACGTATGAGGAAGTATGATTTTCACGCGATCGAGgaaatatgtatgtatgtatatatatatatatatatatatataaatatttgTGTAGGTGCCTGCATTTCTTTGGGTGTGGCTGAGCAGCGGGAACAGCTGATTCAGCCTGTTACATGAAGACGTTGTGGTGCCGGAAGGAATGTTTTGCGTCTTTtcaggacgaggagacgcgttGTGTGTCGTTCTCTGATGTTCGCTGCTTGACTGAGGCCTGAGAGCTGCATGTGTGGAGCGGGGCGGAGGGAGTTTGGTTTCCGTTGAAAAGCCAACGGCGTTTGATTTGactcttctcgtctgctgcgcgtctcctgcatgcaggcgaagGGAGAAGTTCGCATTGGCATCCAAGACTTTCGAATCGGACTCGACGTGGACATGGAAGGCATCCAAATTGCTTTCTAGCTTCTCACGTCGTtccggctgtctctgtctacGCAGACATTCAAATTTTTTCGTCCAGCTGCAGAGCCAGACAAAACTGGTCATAAATAGACGTATACGTGTATATCTCTATACACGAATGCATTctcatacatatatatatatatatatatgtatatatgtatgtatataccatatatatatatatatatatataccatatatatatatatgtatttgtgtaaAGAGTGGAAGTGGAAGGAGGGATCGCATGCAGGAGGGTGACGGAGTGGATAGACGAGAGATGGAAGGATTTTTTTCTCAGGCTCGACGAAAAGAGAtggaacaaagagaagactGGTAGCGCGCGCTGCGTGCATTGCGGCCCTGTTGTACGCGCATCGTTTCAGCTTgctcttgcatgcgttttccgCGTCGGGAGAGACGCATGTTTTTGTgtgcctcctctcttcgctcccgTTCTCGAGATTCTCCGCGACGGCTTCTTCAGAACGCGTTCAAGACAGAGTGATGCGTTTGTTGACCATCTGTGTTGGTGAGACATCAAtgcgcttctgtctgtcAAGTGCATTGTGGCAGGGTGCCGACGCACCCCCTCTCCTGCTTCCGAAAATGCGCTGCACATGCGGACATCTTTCATAGCGATCTGACGGGAGAATCAGGCGGGGGCATGAAGttcggagaaaagagagaaagcgctTCCCCAAGAATGCCCAGAAATCCTGCCAGTATTCCGACGcccctctttcgcctctcgaTCCCCCCTGACCAAATATATACTgtcaaatatatatatatatatatatatatacatatatacatatatgtatatatatgtaaccAGATCCAGTCTACATAGAAGTGTGCAGGCGGACTAGACTTATTTTTTGTGTGAGTTAAAGAGAGAGTCTGTTGTGTGGCGTTCGGTATCGTGAGAGTTGAGTTGCTTTTTGCGACGAGGAGTTTCTCCAGAACCGCGAGAAGCCTTGCtggtttctcctttcctgcgGGAAACGCGCATGCGCAGGGGAGAGACCTCGAGCGGAGATGTGTATGGTAGAATGTTGTGGCGAGTCAACAGATCCGTCTTTTTGCGCGTTTCCGATGTACAGAAAGGTCGAGGCTGAGGCAGGCTGGTGAAAATACACGCGTACGTCGCGCGCTTCGCGAGGCGGCCCTTATGATCTGCTGTCGGGTTGTGTTCCGTAGAGAGAAGAGCCTTCATGCTTGGATGAGaaaggcttcttctcgcgaccCCAagcgcgcgtctctcttgttgcttctttttctcttcgcgagCCGCTCGTCGCTGGCGAGAAAGATTTTTTCTCGGAGTTCCTGTCCCAGGTGCCCGAGGCAGGAACTCGATACTctgtgaagaaagagggTGGCGAAACTTCTCGACTGCGAAAATCTCCCGTTGTCGAGGTGGAAAGTGAAGACGGCTCTGCGCGCAGGCCGTCGATCTGTGGAGCCTTTGGCCATGTGTGGTTTGACTGCGAGATGGCGAAACGCTTTCTGTGAAAGTTGAGGGAAGACACTCGAAACAGTGTGGAAACTCCCCGCGTTGCCTGGTGTGGGCAGCTCGGTTGCCAACGCGCGACAGCCTACCTGAGCTCCACTCTACGAAGGCGCCTCCTGACTGGACGCACGGTAAAACAGCGTACCTTTCGTGGCTGGAGTTGGCGACTGAAAGAAACCGCAAAACAAGAGACCTGCAACGGTCTCGGAAACAAAGCTCACTTTGTAAATCTGGGAAGAGACCCATCGCGAAGAGCGACGGTGGGTCTGCGCGATGCAAAACGTGCAAACGCCTTTAGCCGTGGAAAGAGTGTGGAAGAGCACTTGCTTTCGTCCTTCGGCTAGACGAGAAAATACTCGCAGAAGAACTGTACAAATAAGATATGCTGTCTCGACCTCCTCTACTCGGTCAAAGCTGGTATGGAACGCACGGCTtagcagcgagagaaaaagagtccGCAGAGGCGGGGAGGGCAAGCGCCGCCGTCCGGAGAGTCAATTCTCGGAGACGCgctcctgttttcttcctgttcgACGCTGCGGTTGGCGGTTGACCTCGCTCGAGAGGGATGCCTTCCGAGTTAGTTGGCTGCATCGATGAGGCGTGCCTAGGCCACCGACGCAGAAACGACCCAGTTTAAAGGGCACAACTCCGTACAGTCGACTCAAGAAATGTCACGCAACATGCTGGAAAAGCGGGGACTTGTTACACTGACTTCTTATAAGGAATTGCCTCCCAGAAGCCCACACTGAGATTCCACAGACTTCGACCTGCGCAGTCATCGAACGAGGAACTCACGTCTTTTCCACGGAACAAAGACTCCAGCagtcgtctttgtctccctgACCGACACCGccgctctcctctgctttcgcgtccttctacgtcttcgttctctctcacACACACGGAGGAAAGGTCAAAAAAAAAAAGTGAAAGAGAGCTGACGGGcacccttcttcctccgttactcttctctctgttcttccctcacacacatacacacatatatatatatatatatatatatatttgtttCACCAGTTGAGACGTCAGCTGCTTTTTTAAATTGGAAAAGCCTGTTGGGTGGCGAGTGTCGCGCTCAGCTAACTTTTTCGCAGTGAGAAGACAACGATCGTCAGGAAAACAGCATTTGCATGCGACGTCGGAGGACCGTTCgcggtgtctctccaccgGAGAAACGTCGAGAAACTCAACCGAAATTCTTTCCCCCCACTCTGCAAAATAAAGAGAAATGTCGATTTCCTTCAattccctttcttctccttctgtctctaaAAAGGCGAAAAACTCTTCCTGTAACGAGAACAAGCACTGACGACACCGAGCTTCTTATTGGTATCTCTTGGGCCTTGTTTCTCCGCTCTTCCCAAGTTCTCCTTTGCTCTaactttttcgtctttctcctttctgcgcGCCGCGAATGTCAAGTCTCACCTTCTTgctgtctttttctcatccttcttcctctctcttccgtatcctcttctgtcctctgtAACTTTTTTGTGAAGTAAACGTCGGTGTccttccttctgtgtctttacgcgacgagaagaagagactcctCAGCACAGGTTGACGCtcgcctcccctctcttctcccttttcttcgtgagaggagagacattTCTTAGACTTTTCTTAGACATTTCTGCCGGTCTTTTCACACTCTCTCTCGAAGTCTCCGCCTTTCTCAAACGGCAAAGTCTCGACtggcgggagagaagaacgggggAAGAGAGTCTTAGGGCCTCCCCCCGTTTCCTTTCTACGAGACGAAGATATCCTTTTCGTCTCATTCTTGTCTTCAtcccctcctcttcctcctcttgttctcttctttgtctcttctcctctgcgccATGACTGCCTGCGCCTCTCCAGGacattcttcttcctcttcttcctcttcgtcctcttcttcttcgtctacttcctcctcttcctcttcgtcctcttcgtcctcttcttcctcttcttcctcttcttcttcgtctacttcctcctcttccccgtcgtcctcttctgcgcTTCGTCAGGTTTCTGGACAGAAGGCTCGTCGCTCTAAACTTTATGGGAGTTGTCGTTCGATCTCAGACTTTGAGATTAAAGAAGTTATTGGAGAAGGCACCTACGGTCAGTTTGTTAtcctttctgtcttgtttcctctgtcggcgccttccctttctctcttggttCATTtacgccttcgcctcctggcTCGGTTCCCTGCGTCCTCCCGCTTTTCCCTCATCTCCGTAAAGCGCGatttttcgttctccttgTTCGCGCTCAGcgactctcctctctcgctctcttcgggTGCTCTCGAGAAAAGGCTGTGTGTCGACTTGATGCTGGCCTCCTTCATGTGGTGACGGTCTGTCGAACTCGCCTTGAAACTGGAAAAGGTTATGGCCTGCTCGCTTCGAACTCGCAGATGTACCGGATGTTCGCAGTGTTCTCAGCGAAGTCAGCTGTTCTCTAGCGTTCAGTCGAGAAAAGAGCTGAAGACGACGCGAGATCTGTAGAGGAACCAATCCAGTCCATTCTGTAAAACTCGGAGTTGCAAACAGCGTTCCTATCCTCGCAAGAATGCCGCACTGACATCCCTGAAGCGTCCACCTTGTGTTCTCCTCAGGACGAGTCTGGCGAGCATACGACAAACGCCACAATGTCGTCGTCGCTGTGAAACAAATGCGCCTGGCGCAACAGCAAAGCAGTCACGAAGGATTTCCGAGAACTGCTGTCCGAGAAATCGGCTTGCtcaagcagctgcagcatccACACATCGTCGGTGAGCAGAGCCGAGGCTGTGGCGATCCGCgaggacagaaaggaagcaaagagccggggaaaagaacgcgagcgagaagaagaaaggaaggaggagagagaagagaggaaaagaataaggagagaaaaggcagagagaaaacaagaagggaggtgacaaaggagaaggacccacagaagaaggaagatgaggcagagagcgaagaagaagaggcgatACAGGGGAAGGCCAGAGGATATGGTAGAAGCGAGCCTGTACgcaagacgcgagagaagaggcaaaggaagaaacgtACCAAGGCAAGGCAGAGCGAACACAGTTGCATGAAGCActgagggagaagggagaaacaagagaaggaacgcacAAGCGAAGAAATCTTGGGAAAAGAAGCTGAGCAAAAGCGCGACCGGCGGTGCTTCTGAGAACTGCGGTGCTTCTGAGAACTGCGGTGCTTCTGAGAACCGCGGAGCTCCACTGGTGAACTTGTCTGTGGCGCTATTCCATTGCTTCTGCTTTcatctttccttctttgcatgcgttggaTTTCTCGCCAGAGTTGATGGAGGTGGCGTGCGGACCTGACTTGACTCTCAAGCCAaaggcaaagaaaaacaacgacCAGCCGTACTCAGGAAGCAATTCCGTCTACCTTGTGAGTTGTCCCTTCGGAAGGCGGTCTTCAAGTCCTGAGCTTCCCTCGACTCTGCATTTCGCCTCTGTTACTCCGAATCGATCCATCCAGACGACTTCTTTGACTCTGCCTAGTGGATGTCTCTCTCACCCTCCACAGATCCACGATAGAATCCCTCTTTTCAGAAACCTGGTCCTGCTGAAGAGAACATTCACGTatacgcatatgcatatatatatatatatatatgtatatgtatatatgtatatatgtatatatatatatatatatatgtatatatgtatatatgtatgtatatatgtatgtatatatgtatgtatgtatatgtatatatgtatatatatatatatgtatatatgtatatatatatatatgtatatatgtatatatgtatgtatgtatatatgtatgtatatatgtatgtatgtatatatgtatgtatatgtatatatgcatgtatatgtatatatatatatatatatatgtatatatatgtatgtatttggctgtatgtatgtatgcgcTTATAGATATTTGCATTTCGATTTGTGCATGCGTGGTGGAACATGAGAGCGACTGTGTGAGAGTTCGTTCGTGGAGTCGAACGCGGCTTGCTGAATTTGCGTCCGAATGACTGAACTCGAAAACTCGATTAAAAGCATgtggaggcgacagaggcgaaacgTCGGCCGGAGGTGTATGTCCTTTGAGAGGattgtttctgttttcttctgctttccagGTGTTTGAGCACTGCGAAAGAGACTTGGGAGTCCTTCTGGATACGCGAACGCAGCCGTTTTCAGCGAGTGAAATTAAACTCATTATGCGACAACTTTTGCTGGCTCTTCACCATTTGCATTCGAACTTCGTCATTCACCGAGATGTGAAACTCTCGAATATTCTCATCAGCTCGAACGGATCGATCAAGCTTGCAGACTTTGGCCTCACTCGGTGAGCGTGGCGTGccttcactgcatgcagagtgcTCGAAAGCTTCTCAACTAAAACAGAGGCCTCTTCCCCGTCCTGACGCAGAGCGTTCTTTCTAGAACTAAAACGCCTGGGTCTCTGCAGAACAGTCAACGAAGAGGGCGTACCTCTCTAGTGGTTCCCCAGAAAccgcagcgcatgcaacagAACGGAAATCTCCGCGTCTCATGGAGGCGACCTTCTCCAAAAACAGAGGCACGACAGAGCAGTggcgccttcgtttctcttcgactGCACCAGCAACTCGGAGTTTCAATTCTCCTTTCTTCAACCGTCACCACCACAGTCTTCTACACAGTACTTctagatacatagatacgCCTCTTCCAGTACAGTGCTGTACATAcggcatatatatatatatatatatatataggtatgtGAACGTACATACATAGCTGAACGTTGCGGTATGGAtacgcatatgtatatatgtatatatatatatatatattgtatatgtatatacgtgtgtgtgtccATGATGATATGGATAGAGTGCGAGAGGCTTTTGTTTGGGGAAATGGGTTGAGAAACAAAGCTTGGAAAACGTTTTTGTTTGTTAGGACTTTCACGGAGCCTGGGCATGCGATGACCGACGGGGTGGTGACCCTGTGGTATCGCGCGCCAGAGCTGCTTTTCGGAGCGTCGACCTACAGCGAGAAAATCGACATGTGGGCTGTGGGATGTATCTTTGGAGAGCTTCTGCTGAACAAGTGAGGCGAGCCTTAAAACGACTGGTTTCCGACACCAATTACGCAGGGAGCTGTTTCCTCGAGTCTTCTCGGTTTCTTTCGAGTCCTAACCTTGTTCCCGTGACTCTTCTgccctcttccttctgacATGCTCCACAGACGCTCTTTTCTGCGCTGGAAACCAACTGaccctcttctcgtttccactgctttatgtatttatatatatatatatatatatatatatgcgtagtTGTCTATTGAtgtttcttcatctctctttcttcacatGGATTCATCTCTGTGAGTAGGTGTCTCTTTATGAAGATtttatgtatctatatatgtgaTTGTATATTGgtgtttctccgtttctctcctcccgcaCCCATCTCTTTATAACTGTGTATAGATTTCATTGCGTGCAGAGgagtctctcgctgtctgcttTTGCGCTGTGTCCTCGCGCTGTCTCAGTCCGTTTCTGCCAGGCAAAACAGAGCAGGAACAGGTGAATTTGATGTGCGAACTGCTGGGGGTTCCTGAGCCGAAGTCATGGCCGGAGATGGAGGCTCTTCCAGGCTACTCGCAGCTGCGGCTGCCCGCCTCTCCCGTAAGCACAAGccaaggaaaaagagagggagagagaggaaagacgagagggaaggagagggcaGGAAGTACGAAgcacaaacagagacaacagaagagaaggaacacgGAGAGTAGCCGACCACAGAGGCAAGGAGAAAAGTCACGAAGGCACAAGGTTGGACAAGGGGAGAAAGTGAatgagaagaggaaaaaaaggaaagaattcgggagaaacgcggggaGGCAGCGAGGTtgaacaggaagagaaaatgtTGAACTCGTCAAGGTGGACTCACGAAGCATAGATCAAACAAAGAGGCGCAGAAAGAAACTCGAAGGACGCAtcctggagagaagacgtaTCGTGTGGTGGTGAATTCATTTTTCTTTTGATGTCTTTCTTCCGATGGTGTTTCGTGTCTCGACGATTTCGCCGCTTCGGTTTTTCAACTTTTCGTGCTTGTTGGTGCTTCTGGTCTTGTCTTTCCGTCGATTTCCTCTCTTTgatttttgtgtttttcttccgttgTTCCCattgtctttctcttcccctctaGAAAACCAGCTCTCTTCGCGAGCTATtcaagaaggaaacgccgAACTGCGTTGACCTCCTGAGTCGCCTTCTCATCTACAATCCGGCGAACCGAATCTCTGCTCGTGACGGTGAGTCTCGACAACGAGTGAGCGGACTCGACCCTTTCTTCGCACGTTTGTTTCAGCTGGTCTTCGAAAAACAGGGGCGTTCAGGGAACGCTCCCGTTTGaggttctcttctccgaatctcgcctccgctttctttctccttcacaCAGTTAGTTGTCGTCTcgcatgtctctctcgtcttgtgTTTGTGTCCGTACATTCGcgacgcctttctcttcccagCTGACGCTTCCACGTTCTCCAGTCTTTTCTGCGTGGGCCTGCAGCGCCCCTGCACACCCTCCCTTTAccctcgcgttttctctcctgtcggcGCGGATTCTCAGCTCTCCTGCACCCGTACTTCACCGACCAGCCTGCGATGAGTTGCGTCCGGCTTCTCTCGACGAACATGCAACTCACACGACAGAAACAAGAAGCGAGGGCGAAGAGACGATGGCCAAACGTGGAGGGgtcggagaaggagaagtccCGGCAACCGCGAAACGCCGCCTCGGACAGGTACAGAGTCTTTCCAAAGAGTCAAAGGATTCCTCATGTTCGCGCCACTCTCTTTTAGCTGATCCCCGAGCAACGGGGGTGTTCGGGAGATGCTTCCGTTTCAGGCCTTTTTAAGAAAGCCTGTTCTGCCGGGTGGTGATGAGCGGGGGTGGAGGAAGCTCGACAGTGCGCTGTAGTCGTCAGCGACTAACGAGACCTTGTCTCTGTGCAGATGCGCCGCGACCCAGTGCTGTGTTAACTCGAAAAATTAAGGCGTTCGGTCTAACCAGTGCCCTGCGTCGAACGCGGCTTTCTGCTTGCCAAGGCGAGATGCGACTGAAGCCGATCGCAGCAGAAACCGGGTGCTCTGGAGCTCTCTTTCCAGGCAGACATTTGCGGGGTGTCAGAACAGTGTTCGCTCG from Toxoplasma gondii ME49 chromosome VIIa, whole genome shotgun sequence carries:
- a CDS encoding cell-cycle-associated protein kinase, putative (encoded by transcript TGME49_281450~Gene product name based on ToxoDB Community Expert Annotation. Predicted member of protein kinase group CMGC, (PMID:22047078).), with the translated sequence MTACASPGHSSSSSSSSSSSSSSTSSSSSSSSSSSSSSSSSSSSSTSSSSPSSSSALRQVSGQKARRSKLYGSCRSISDFEIKEVIGEGTYGRVWRAYDKRHNVVVAVKQMRLAQQQSSHEGFPRTAVREIGLLKQLQHPHIVELMEVACGPDLTLKPKAKKNNDQPYSGSNSVYLVFEHCERDLGVLLDTRTQPFSASEIKLIMRQLLLALHHLHSNFVIHRDVKLSNILISSNGSIKLADFGLTRTFTEPGHAMTDGVVTLWYRAPELLFGASTYSEKIDMWAVGCIFGELLLNNPFLPGKTEQEQVNLMCELLGVPEPKSWPEMEALPGYSQLRLPASPKTSSLRELFKKETPNCVDLLSRLLIYNPANRISARDALLHPYFTDQPAMSCVRLLSTNMQLTRQKQEARAKRRWPNVEGSEKEKSRQPRNAASDRENLILEAKRIHKASIFD